AAAGCTTCTAAATCTTGTTCAGTAAATGCATTGGAAACGCTTCCATTTCGGCTAGAATTCACAGTACTAGTCACAGTATCGTTTGAATGTATCAGATGGTTTTCATTGCTAATGTTCCCATCTCTTCTCTTACGACCACTACCAGGTTTACGTCCCTCTCTTAAAGTCTTGCCTTTCCCTGGCTTTCTACCACTTCCAGGTTTTCTACCTTGTGCTAACGTTTTGGCCATGATCTCCTTAACTTTTTGTGTTGTTTAATGTTGCGTCTAAATAGTCTTGTATATTTCAATTCCTCCTATGCTTGATTGATTTTTACAACTATTAACATAATATGTAAAAATAGTAGAATTTCTATACAAATAGCAGCTAATAGAATattatgatattattttatttttttttttNNNNNNNNNNNNNNNNNNNNACCCTAAAAGGGAAATTCCTAcgcaaaattattttcttgttttttttcaaatttcaaatttcaaaaatctgaaaaatataaaaaattcgaaattttcattttctagTGAAAccatataaaataaaaaataataaaataagctaaaataaaatataacttCAAGGATAAAAATTATGAGGCATttgagaaaagaaaaaagaaaacttGTATACAAAACATATGCgcctaaaaaaaaagggatatttcaattttaaacgGTCACTATGAAACTCAATATGGGCTGATGCGTCTCTTATGGCATTTGTCACACCCATATATACCGTAGAACCGTAGATACTTGGATCTGAGTTAAGTGTGTATATACCTCACTTCCTGTGTGGCTGTACCTTCTCTTGTGCACTTCTATCTTACacaaatttatttgtttccCTTCGATTATGTCGTTCCTTTCTTACCTTGTACAATGTCTTCTATTATGTTCAGGAAGAAAAATCATTCTCCAAATATCAGGATCGTGAGGACAGGATAGCACTGAAGCACTGTTTTCTTGACAGTGACATCCATTGCGATTGTGATGGTGGATATTCACATAAAGTTACGGCGCATAATGCACGCAAACAGTAATGGTGATCAATAATTTGGGAATCTCCCGAGTATTTGCCTTGTTAAGACCTTTCTACCCATTTCTAGCTAAGGAGGAGAACCACTTATTTCCCGACAAGGATAACAACAACTCGACGAGACAAGACAAGACATCTACCTTAATACAAAATTCCTATAATTCTATCCACTTTTCCAGACAAAGACAGTTTGTACTATCTGCATGGTTACTCTATAATAACAGCCTTGGAAGGCACAAAACCCTTATTGTTTAGGCTTAAACCGCTATCTCGCCATCGTTGCTTCTGAAGGAAGCTAGCCATTTATTTACCAGTCACTGTAATTGCCTCTCTATTGGTATCCCCACTGTTTATTTCACTCTTGCACCAAGGTCATGGGTACTACTGCTAACTGTCTTCTTTTtacttcaattttttttttcacaatTGTTTTTATCTTTTCCTACTTCTTTCTACTGAGGATTCTGAGTCTCTAACCTTCTCGAACTTTCATGTCTCATTACATCGAGGGAAGATCTGTGTGtttctatatttatctATCCCGCTCATAGCCTGTAGCGTGGCTGTTCTCATTGTCTTTGATTTTGGTTCATAAATTCCTTGTCGTCCTTGTTACGTCATAGATACGTATTACCGATGCTGGCTCAACTATCAATTGTTAGCTTCTAGACCTACACAAACGCCCTTAGAAAACTTACTTCTGCCTGCCTACTTGTAGAACCGATCGCTTGTACTTAGCCATTGTCAAAAGGCAACTTCAATCCTTGGCAAGAACTGGCATTTCTATAGTTTGCAATTACCGTTCAAGTACGGTCATTTATACATTTATTTCAACTATCTCTCTTACTATTTCTAACTACTGTAAAGTATTAGTTCCTAACATATTAGTTCCTAATCTATCAATACCTATCATTAGAAGGATATATCTGCTCCACAGTTGATTAAGATCCTGCTTACTCATTTTTGGCGACCATCAATATAAACCAAATAGTGATTATAGTATACTATCACATAGCTGATTATAATCTCAACCCGGCCCTCAagtttcaattattatccAAAACTACACTTGAATTAACAAAAGTAGTCAATTGTACGATAATACtcaaataaacaaaaagaaattattggaaaTCAAGACTACTAGATCTGTTATATTTTCACATTGTACTTTATTCATATGCATTATTAgtttaatattgaattaatcCTAAAATAACGAtacttattttatttggtaaattgaatttagaaaaaaacgAGACAAAAAACCAAAATTCTTTCagattgaatttgaaaagaagagaaaaaaaaaaaataatatacttGAGGGGGATTATTCAAAGAATAGCtgtaataagaaaaaaggCTCACCGTCCTAATATTGCTTAAAATCTctcaattatttattaaacttaTTCTGACACATAGCTTATTATactattgtttttttattcagaATCACAACCcttattattgattttgaagaaatataaatataactCAAACCATTTACCTTGTgtgataaatttaattctataCTATAGTCTAACTAAACcgttatttttatttaattatctgttcattttttttttctaattttattatttttttttgattcttCCAAATTAAAACCAAAATTACTATAGACATTTAATtatacatttttaattactaTTATGATTTCtgtaaatattaaatttaaagaagaaaagttTACTATTGAATCCgaattagatgaattaatttcagatattaccattaaaattaaagatcATCTAGATATACCACCAAATAACCAACGTTTAATTTATTCCGGTAGAATTTTAGATCCAgaaaaaactttaaaagattataattttaaagatggACATTGTATTATAGTTATCATAcataaagaagaaaaaaataatcttcATCCCCCTCCAAATAATACCACAAATctaaatccaaataattctGTTTATCCAGCCTCCAACACACCAATAAATTCCCCTACTCCATTTGGTGAAGGTAATATAATTACCATTACAACAACTAGTCCTGATCCATATGGTGTGAGATCTAATGAAGTTCATGATCCAGAAGTTGAAAGGGAATTATTACAAGTTTTAGATCATCCACGTTCTTTccaagaaaatgaaatgcTTTTAAACAATCAGAACTTATTaagatttttaattcaaacaaATCCTCATTTACGTCATATGGATATAAATGGTGCAAGACAAGTACTGAGAGATCCTAGATTACAAAGAGCATTTATGGAtgtgaattttttaaatcaacaAATTTCATTAAGAAGAACTGCCATTGAACATGCTAACAATGGTATTACTCACCCTGGTAGTAGCAATGAAACCATTACCGTCGTCACAAGAATTGATGAATCTGGAAATCTTGTTGGTAATGCAGTAGATCAAGAACAATATCGAAGAAATCAAATTGAAGTTGCTCTTCAAGCTCATAGACAAGCTCTAGATAGAttacaaaatcaaaatcaacagcaacagcatCCACCTCCAgggaaataatattaaaattcaCAATAACTTACTCCAATCATGAGAAATTCTCTAcatcattattttatcCAGTCTTTCATTTTTCTGGTTTTCTTTCCAATTATTTTGCtattttttctgttttaattttattttgttttttatttaatcttCACCTCCTTCACTCAGTTTTTCtctaatatcattttttataattatttttaatttatattacCTACTTATTTGTTTAAgcttatattaaaattttttgtatttcattattctatctcatatatattttaaaaataattgtacATTTAACTTATctcaattttaatttataaaaaaataaaaataaaaaaaaataaataaatatatatatataaataaaacacTTTGT
The window above is part of the Henningerozyma blattae CBS 6284 chromosome 2, complete genome genome. Proteins encoded here:
- the TBLA0B03240 gene encoding uncharacterized protein (similar to Saccharomyces cerevisiae DSK2 (YMR276W); ancestral locus Anc_8.837) encodes the protein MISVNIKFKEEKFTIESELDELISDITIKIKDHLDIPPNNQRLIYSGRILDPEKTLKDYNFKDGHCIIVIIHKEEKNNLHPPPNNTTNLNPNNSVYPASNTPINSPTPFGEGNIITITTTSPDPYGVRSNEVHDPEVERELLQVLDHPRSFQENEMLLNNQNLLRFLIQTNPHLRHMDINGARQVLRDPRLQRAFMDVNFLNQQISLRRTAIEHANNGITHPGSSNETITVVTRIDESGNLVGNAVDQEQYRRNQIEVALQAHRQALDRLQNQNQQQQHPPPGK